A window of Apium graveolens cultivar Ventura chromosome 8, ASM990537v1, whole genome shotgun sequence contains these coding sequences:
- the LOC141680856 gene encoding secreted RxLR effector protein 161-like: MSTTVKLTKYEQGTPVDITKYQGMIGSLLYLTTSRPDIMYSVCLCARFQSQRKESHLNAVKRIFKYLKGTKDLGIFYPSSTSFKLIGFSDADYAGSRVDRKSTSGACEYLGDCLVAWHSKKQTSIALSTAEGEYIAAGSCCAQILWMQQTLQDFGIFYTNIPIYFDNTSAINISKNHVMHSRTKQIDVGHHFLRDNVSKGNIELTYISTDKQRADIFTKPLAEDRFCLMSRELGMCTISH; this comes from the coding sequence ATGAGTACAACTGTGAAGCTCACTAAGtatgaacaaggtacacctgtagacATTACTAAATATcaaggtatgattggctcgttattATATTTAACTACTTCTCGTCCtgatattatgtatagtgtttgtctctgtgctcgttttcaatctcaacGTAAAGAATCTCATCTGAATGCAGTTAAACggattttcaagtatcttaagggaactaaAGATCTTGGAATATTTTATCCCAGTTCTACTTCTTTTAAGTTAAttggtttttcagatgctgaTTATGCAGGGTCACgggttgatagaaaaagtacaagtggTGCGTGTGAATATTTAGGTGATTGTTTGGTTGCATGGCACAGTAAAAAGCAAACATCTATAGCTCTCTCCACTGCTGAAGgagaatacattgcagctggtagttgctgtgccCAAATTCTCTGGATGCAACAAACATTACAAGATTTTGGTATTTTCTATACAAATATTCCAATTTATTTTGATAATACCTCTgctattaacatttctaaaaatcATGTTATGCATTCTCGTACAAAGCAAATTGATGTTGGTCACCATTTTCTGCGAGATAATGTCTCAAAAGGTAATATTGAGTTAACTTATATCTCAACTGATAAGCAAAGAGCAGATATTTTCACCAAACCTTTAGCTGAAGACCGATTTTGTCTTATGAGTCGTGAACTTGGTATGTGCACTATCTCTCATTAA
- the LOC141680858 gene encoding uncharacterized protein LOC141680858 has protein sequence MEATTMGKEDKKTSKEAWETIKIVHLGSDKVKKAKVQTLKSEFEALVMRESEQFDEFCMRLNVLVTHIRALVEKVEEAYVVKKILRVVPARFLQIVSAIEQFGDIEEMSVEEIVGSLKAHKERTRGKKENGGEQQLLLTEEELGKRERKDGQLLFTREEWLKRTGKGSSTDSRGARDFNQGYKDRSKVRCFNCNVFRNYQAECHKAKRDHKNEANLTQIEDDEPTLLLAKCEDDNGKMIMLNEDGMTPKLNGNEKIDGSSIWYLDNGASNHMTSLRSIFEDIDETMAGKVRFGDGSIINIQGKGSVMFTTEDGRKCMLREVYFILNLCNNIISLGQLSENGSKVLIKGEFLWVCDENDRLILKVKKSINRLYKMIVKDSRDAYFLTKTDEMTWLWHSQLGH, from the exons ATGGAAGCAACTACAATGGGCAAAGAAG ACAAGAAAACATCCAAGGAGGCGTGGGAGACTATCAAGATAGTCCACCTGGGCTCAGATAAGGTGAAAAAGGCAAAGGTTCAGACACTTAAGTCAGAATTTGAAGCTCTAGTTATGAGAGAGAGTGAGCAATTTGATGAATTTTGTATGAGATTAAATGTCCTGGTAACACATATCAGAGCCTTAgtggagaaagttgaagaagcatACGTGGTTAAAAAGATTCTCCGCGTTGTACCTGCGAGATTCCTACAGATAGTATCAGCCATAGAGCAATTCGGTGATATTGAGGAAATGTCTGTAGAAGAGATAGTCGGTTCCCTGAAGGCTCACAAGGAAAGAACGCGTGGGAAAAAGGAGAATGGTGGAGAACAACAACTCCTCTTAACCGAAGAAGAGTTGGGAAAACGAGAACGTAAAGATGGACAACTGCTCTTTACGCGAGAGGAATGGTTAAAACGGACAGGCAAGGGTAGTAGTACCGATTCAAGAGGAGCTCGAGATTTCAATCAAGGCTACAAAGATAGGAGTAAGGTCCGTTGTTTCAATTGCAATGTGTTCAGAAATTATCAGGCTGAATGTCACAAGGCCAAAAGAGACCACAAAAATGAGGCAAATCTAACTCAAATCGAGGATGATGAACCCACGTTACTTCTAGCCAAGTGTGAGGATGATAATGGCAAGATGATCATGTTGAATGAAGACGGTATGACTCCAAAACTGAATGGGAACGAGAAGATTGATGGGTCCAGTATATGGTACCTCGATAACGGGGCCAGTAATCACATGACTAGCCTGCGAAGCATTTTTGAGGATATAGACGAGACTATGGCTGGGAAAGTAAGGTTCGGTGACGGTTCCATAATTAATATCCAGGGAAAAGGCTCAGTCATGTTCACAACCGAGGATGGAAGGAAGTGCATGCTGAGAGAggtatattttattctgaaccTATGCAATAATATAATTAGTTTGGGGCAATTATCTGAGAATGGTAGTAAGGTTCTTATAAAGGGTGAGTTTTTGTGGGTCTGTGATGAAAATGATAGACTTATTTTGAAAGTAAAGAAATCTATAAATAGACTGTATAAGATGATTGTCAAAGACAGTAGAGATGCATATTTTCTGACAAAAACAGATGAGATGACCTGGCTGTGGCATTCTCAGTTGGGTCATTAA
- the LOC141680857 gene encoding uncharacterized protein LOC141680857, giving the protein MKEGKPKPLKDLSPEEVNALNYNAKAMNALLSGMAATELCKVSACTTAKQIWDTIQVSHGGTFKVCEVKLSMLISDYEVFRLERDKSVKDAQGRFLTLMNSISLLDKIIPQAEINRKILRAMPKKFSSKVTILQDSPSISTMETLTLFSELEEFENRLRRYDEEDEAPRKKTLALNVDAGDSSEDSDEEIALLTKKFHKFLAKKNASKRPMKSSFPKKEFGPSSSKESKNNQNKDACFECGKKGHFKKDCYKLKAKKKALLTWSDDDSEVDIDSDDELAQLCFAGLKYDSSDNDELHTVQINKNSSQDVLTLQAQNRKLKEKNAYLKQALSEVLNEVDDSIKDESLVEENKLLSEKVSKLKEEVNYLKNEIEMKDACLDALKKETFSAESNASSDSIVPELEQMVAQLETDLAKCFHGEGTLNALLAQQKSSLDKEGLGYGSAKKKVFQSGYRRTPMKYKMSYEKCQDCGKSGHTNSVSRLCGFKGHDPNSATRSKSVHKSVNIVQICIKKSDRHLYNIYDTNIQGPKVMWVPKR; this is encoded by the coding sequence ATGAAAGAGGGAAAGCCAAAGCCTCTAAAGGATCTGTCTCCTGAAGAAGTCAATGCCTTGAACTATAATGCTAAAGCCATGAATGCCCTTCTAAGTGGAATGGCTGCAACAGAACTATGCAAAGTTTCTGCATGTACTACGGCTAAACAAATCTGGGATACTATCCAAGTTAGCCACGGAGGAACGTTTAAGGTATGTGAAGTGAAACTTAGTATGCTAATAAGTGATTATGAAGTTTTCAGGTTGGAACGAGATAAAAGTGTCAAAGATGCTCAAGGAAGGTTTTTGACCTTGATGAATTCTATCTCACTACTCGATAAGATTATTCCTCAAGCTGAAATCAACAGAAAAATCCTCAGAGCTATGCCTAAAAAGTTCTCCTCAAAGGTTACCATCCTTCAGGATTCTCCATCGATATCAACTATGGAAACTCTCACTCTATTCAGTGAATTAGAGGAATTCGAGAACCGGCTAcgtagatatgatgaagaagatgaagcccCCAGGAAAAAGACTCTAGCTCTTAATGTAGATGCAGGTGATTCTTCTGAAGATTCTGATGAGGAGATTGCACTTCTCACTAAGAAGTTCCATAAATTTCTGGCCAAAAAGAATGCATCTAAACGACCCATGAAGTCTTCATTTCCAAAGAAAGAATTCGGACCTAGTTCAAgcaaggaaagcaaaaataatcaaaacaagGATGCATGctttgagtgtggaaagaaaggtcATTTCAAGAAGGACTGCTACAAGCTCAAAGCCAAAAAGAAAGCTTTACTCACATGGAGTGACGATGATTCTGAAGTGGATATTGATTCAGACGATGAATTAGCTCAACTATGCTTTGCTGGACTTAAATATGACTCTAGTGACAATGATGAGCTACATACTgttcaaattaataaaaattcATCTCAGGATGTACTAACCTTGCAGGCTCAAAATAGAAagttaaaagaaaagaatgcttatctTAAACAAGCATTGAGTGAGGTTCTTAATGAGGTTGATGATTCCATCAAAGATGAATCCTTAGTAGAAGAAAACAAGCTATTATCTGAGAAGGTCTCTAAGCTGAAAGAAGAAGTCAACTACCTCAAGAATGAGATCGAGATGAAAGATGCATGTCTTGATGCATTAAAGAAGGAAACTTTTTCTGCCGAATCAAATGCATCTTCTGATTCTATAGTTCCTGAACTCGAGCAAATGGTTGCCCAGTTGGAAACTGATCTAGCCAAATGTTTCCATGGAGAAGGAACCCTGAATGCCTTACTTGCCCAACAGAAATCTTCTCTTGACAAAGAAGGTTTGGGGTATGGATCAGCCAAGAAGAAAGTCTTTCAAAGTGGCTACAGAAGAACTCCTATGAAATACAAGATGTCTTATGAAAAATGTCAAGACTGTGGCAAATCTGGTCACACTAATTCTGTATCTCGGTTATGTGGTTTTAAGGGCCACGATCCTAACTCTGCAACTAGATCTAAATCTGTGCATAAATCTGTTAATATTGTTCAAATATGCATTAAGAAATCTGACAGGCATTTGTATAATATTTATGATACTAACATTCAAGGACCCAAAGTCATgtgggtacctaagagataa